A single window of Brevundimonas vitisensis DNA harbors:
- a CDS encoding TonB-dependent receptor domain-containing protein: protein MIKFSKERLLNSTVVAGLAVVGMMAFAPTAVMAQDQDEEEATEVDELVVVGSRIRRDTYNSPSPVQVVTREETVLAGYNSTTQVLQGTGVTGGSSQINNAFGGFVTDGGPGANTLSLRGLGPSRTLVLLNGRRVSPAGSRGSVGSADLNVLPTAMIERIEVLRDGASSIYGSDAVAGVVNIITRNNIEGITFEGQYNFPTEANGAGDQARVSVVGGLSGDRWHISGSAEYYNREEIALGDRDFTACNTDYRLNRATGQFSDFIDPLTNERKCYPITGTGSNGVTINTIGTSSTFGARAAGVPSTYAGTFNRWRPNSAVTTGLVGYEGVGATGLNLNIRDTFEPRILNRSLISPAEVATVFLEGAYDLNALGNAEVYGELLVNRRESSQTGYRQLSLDYNRGSLLIPANLQFSNFLAPQPTSQPGVNVGVRAFIGFGNDTSTQENDFIKYTAGIRGDFLLPEWRYDLNVSYARSDSTYTFESFLTNRLRDSLNVVVAPVGTRAELTRTGVLPTGLTGTVTCAVNVTNPSANCIPAPFLTSQTVGGVLPENWKNYVFQPVFGNTMYEETTVTVGIDGPLFSLPAGQIMAFLGAEFRDAEIDDTPPLDSINNNLLNLTTALPTRGTDSVYEVFGELEIPLLANLPLAQELTLNVSGRYTDYDSYGDDTTYKVGLVYTPFDWISLRSTYGTSYRAPALFEQFLGATSGFLNQSSDPCNNYDAAGVFANRAANCASEGLAPGFTATQGITVFSQGGAGTGALAAETSSNFTAGIILQPSLPTFFGDLSIAVDYYEIEVNDGVSRVGSGAILSRCYDSTAADFAADNGLCRLVERSTTGSRALTVRDSYTNVSTDIVEGIDYNARWTRELGPGSLLANLSVTQFLTQASQLFADDPLDEFNGTIGAPEYTATADLSYAWDQFRVRYGVEWIAGQDSYEYVGLSGPSDYVFDTPDYYIHNMSVQYAADEFTITAGVRNLFDEDLPSISQGAYNRIGNAPLYSGYDYVGRTGFIALTKSF from the coding sequence GTGATCAAGTTTTCTAAAGAGCGACTTCTCAACTCGACCGTCGTCGCCGGTCTCGCCGTAGTCGGCATGATGGCCTTCGCCCCGACCGCGGTCATGGCGCAGGATCAAGACGAAGAAGAAGCCACCGAAGTCGACGAACTGGTCGTCGTTGGTTCGCGCATCCGCCGCGACACCTACAACTCGCCGTCGCCGGTTCAGGTCGTCACCCGCGAAGAAACCGTCCTCGCCGGTTACAACTCGACCACCCAGGTCCTGCAGGGCACGGGCGTCACGGGCGGCAGCTCGCAGATCAACAACGCCTTCGGCGGTTTCGTCACCGACGGTGGCCCGGGTGCCAACACCCTGTCGCTGCGCGGCCTTGGCCCGTCGCGGACCCTGGTCCTGCTGAACGGCCGTCGCGTCTCGCCGGCCGGTTCGCGCGGTTCGGTTGGCTCGGCCGACCTGAACGTTCTGCCGACCGCCATGATCGAGCGCATCGAAGTCCTGCGTGACGGTGCCTCGTCGATCTACGGTTCGGACGCCGTTGCCGGCGTCGTGAACATCATCACCCGCAACAACATCGAAGGCATCACCTTCGAAGGTCAGTACAACTTCCCGACCGAAGCCAATGGCGCGGGCGACCAGGCGCGTGTCTCGGTTGTCGGCGGCCTGAGCGGCGACCGCTGGCACATCTCCGGCTCGGCCGAGTACTACAACCGCGAAGAGATCGCCCTGGGCGATCGCGACTTCACGGCCTGTAACACCGACTACCGCCTGAATCGCGCCACCGGCCAGTTCAGCGACTTCATCGATCCGCTGACCAACGAGCGCAAGTGCTACCCGATCACCGGCACCGGCTCGAACGGCGTGACGATCAACACGATCGGTACCTCCTCGACCTTCGGCGCTCGCGCTGCTGGCGTTCCCAGCACCTACGCTGGCACCTTCAACCGCTGGCGTCCGAACTCGGCCGTCACGACCGGCCTGGTGGGCTATGAAGGCGTTGGCGCCACGGGCCTGAACCTGAACATCCGCGACACCTTCGAGCCGCGCATTCTGAACCGCTCGCTGATCTCGCCGGCTGAAGTGGCCACCGTCTTCCTGGAAGGCGCCTACGACCTGAACGCCCTCGGCAACGCCGAAGTCTACGGCGAACTGCTGGTCAACCGTCGTGAATCCAGCCAGACGGGCTACCGTCAGCTGTCGCTGGACTACAACCGCGGAAGCCTGCTGATCCCGGCCAACCTGCAGTTCTCGAACTTCCTGGCCCCGCAGCCGACCTCGCAGCCCGGCGTCAACGTCGGCGTCCGTGCCTTCATCGGCTTCGGCAACGACACCAGCACGCAGGAAAACGACTTCATCAAGTACACCGCCGGTATCCGTGGTGACTTCCTGCTGCCGGAATGGCGCTATGACCTGAACGTCAGCTACGCGCGTTCGGACTCGACCTATACCTTCGAGTCCTTCCTGACCAACCGCCTGCGCGACAGCTTGAACGTCGTCGTCGCTCCGGTCGGCACCCGCGCCGAACTGACCCGCACGGGCGTCCTGCCCACCGGTCTGACCGGCACGGTCACCTGCGCCGTCAACGTCACGAACCCGAGCGCCAACTGTATCCCGGCGCCGTTCCTGACGTCGCAGACCGTCGGCGGTGTCCTGCCCGAGAACTGGAAGAACTATGTCTTCCAGCCGGTCTTCGGCAACACGATGTACGAAGAGACCACGGTCACGGTCGGCATCGACGGTCCGCTGTTCTCGCTGCCCGCCGGTCAGATCATGGCCTTCCTGGGTGCTGAGTTCCGCGACGCCGAAATCGACGACACCCCGCCGCTGGACAGCATCAACAACAACCTGCTGAACCTGACGACCGCCCTGCCGACCCGTGGTACGGACTCGGTCTATGAAGTCTTCGGCGAACTGGAAATCCCGCTGCTGGCCAACCTGCCGCTGGCTCAGGAACTGACGCTGAACGTCTCGGGTCGTTACACCGACTACGACTCGTACGGCGACGACACGACCTACAAGGTCGGCCTGGTCTACACCCCGTTCGACTGGATCAGCCTGCGCAGCACCTACGGCACCTCGTACCGTGCTCCGGCGCTGTTCGAGCAGTTCCTGGGCGCCACCAGCGGCTTCCTCAACCAGTCCAGCGACCCCTGCAACAACTACGACGCTGCTGGCGTCTTCGCGAACCGCGCCGCCAACTGCGCCAGCGAAGGCCTGGCACCCGGCTTCACGGCCACGCAGGGCATCACGGTGTTCAGCCAGGGTGGTGCGGGTACGGGCGCTCTGGCGGCCGAAACCTCGTCGAACTTCACTGCCGGTATCATCCTGCAGCCTTCGCTCCCGACCTTCTTCGGCGATCTGTCGATCGCGGTTGACTACTACGAGATCGAAGTGAACGACGGCGTCAGCCGCGTGGGCTCCGGTGCGATCCTGTCGCGCTGCTACGACTCCACGGCTGCCGACTTCGCCGCCGACAACGGCCTGTGCCGCCTGGTGGAACGTTCGACCACCGGCAGCCGCGCTCTGACGGTCCGCGACAGCTACACCAACGTCTCGACCGACATCGTCGAAGGCATCGACTACAACGCGCGCTGGACCCGCGAACTGGGCCCCGGCTCGCTGCTGGCCAACCTGTCGGTCACCCAGTTCCTGACGCAGGCTTCGCAGCTGTTCGCCGATGATCCGCTGGACGAGTTCAACGGCACGATCGGCGCTCCGGAGTACACCGCGACTGCCGACCTGAGCTACGCCTGGGATCAGTTCCGCGTCCGTTACGGCGTGGAATGGATCGCCGGTCAGGACTCCTACGAGTACGTGGGTCTGTCGGGTCCGTCGGACTACGTCTTCGACACGCCGGACTACTACATCCACAACATGTCGGTGCAGTACGCGGCGGACGAGTTCACGATCACCGCCGGTGTTCGTAACCTGTTCGACGAAGACCTGCCCTCGATCTCGCAGGGTGCCTACAACCGGATCGGCAATGCGCCGCTCTACTCGGGCTACGATTACGTCGGACGCACGGGCTTCATCGCCCTGACCAAGTCCTTCTGA